GCACCTCCTTGAATCCATGTGGTGCGGTCGTCCTGTGATCTGTACTGGCTGGTCCGGCCATATGGACTTCACTACTGAGGATAACAGCTGCCTAGTGGATTACTCGCTAGTACCGGTACCCGAAGACGACCCGGTATATGGCAAATGGACAGGAGACAGCACCTGGGCCGAACCCGATGAAGCGCAGGCCGCTGAATATTTACGGCGACTGGCGACAGATGCCGCGTTCTACGCACACAAATCTGCAGCCGCCAAACGGGATGCGCTCGCCTATCTCGAAGCCGCCACGCCAGACTGGATGGATGAAGTCATCCGTCGATATCTGCATAGCGAGCACGCACCGGACCGCCCCGCTAACCGCATGAACGACCTGAGTTTTGTGTTGAGGAATACATGATGCACCCATCTCCTACCCTGCCCCTGAAAGTAGTGCGTCAGGCAGATGGCACGCTCAATGACGAAGCGATTTCAACGCTGATACAGTGTTCGGACACCTGGATATTGATATGCGAGGCCGATGCACAGCTATCGGACACGCCAGTGTTGGCAGAGTGTCCGCAAGATCTGCTTTATCTGGATGAAATGGTCTTTGGTCGGCACGCTCAATTGCACCAGTTCCACAGCAAAAGTCCTACGCTTAATCTCCCCTATCTGCTCGGCTTCAACTATATCGGCGCAGATGCATTCATTCGGATGGAGGCCTTACGGGCATGGGGCATTGAGCATTGCCGTCAGGTTGGCTGGTTATATGCCTTCGCGCTGTACTTGGTCAGGCAAAAAGGTGAACACGCTATTGCCCATAGCGGGATGACGCTCCATACAACAGGATTATGGCTGTCAAAGGATGACAATCCGGCGGGTCACATTCAATTGCATGCTGAGCAGCAAGCTCTAAGCGAGACATTTGGCGCGTTGATTGCAGCCAAGCCGCATCCTGAACTCAACTGGATGCGCAGCATTTCCACCCCAAACCAATTCAATGGTTTGATCACCATCATTATTCCGATGATCGTTGATCTGGCCGAATTACAGGCCTGTCTGAACAACCTGATTGAGCACACATCCTGGGATCCCTGCGAGATTCTGCTTGTCTATCAAGCGGGACGAATTTCACCGGATCTTGCAGCCTATTTCGATGTCCTCCGCGCCCATCCGGATGCGGGTATTCGATTATTCGAGTCGCAGCATCATCCGCAAAGTGCGCAGGCACTGGATGCGGCGATACGAATGTCAGAAGGGGAACGCATCTTTGTCAGTCACCCGGGCAATCTCGTCTCGGATGAAGACTGGCTCCAACAGCTTTCCGCTACGCTGGATACTTTCCAGGCGCCAGCCGCCGCGCCACTGATCCTGAATCAATCTGGCGCGGTCGCACGCTCGACAGGGATTCTTGGACTATCGGGTCTGATCGGCGAACTCTGTGGCGGTGATTACTTCAATCAGGCCGCTGCTTTTGGTCGGCTCGCCGTCACTCAATATGCAAGCACCTTGTCACTAGACGCTACGCTGCTTGCTAAGGACGCATACCTGAGCACAGGTGGGCTTAATCCTCGTCTAAGCGGTCGCCTGATGGCTGCGGATCTGTGTCTACAGCTGAATCGGCAAGGACGCCCGTCCTGCTTCGTGCCGCAACTCATGTTCAAACGGACAGGTAGCCATAGCATTGGCGCAGACGAGTCGGTCTTTGGCGAAAAACTGTCCCAGGAAGAACGCTGGTTCTATAAGCACTGGCGCGATGCCTTAAACAAAGATCCATTTCAGGGTCTGGCGTTTTCAAGGCAAGGGAATGGCACGCAGATCGAGACACGCCCCCTTGTACTGAAACAATCCGCCAAACCGAACATCCCGGCCATTCTAGCCTATCCCAATGGAACAACCGGGGTAGGCATGTACCGGGTCATCCAGCCCGCGACGGCACTGGACGATCAGGGCTTGGCGACTTCCATCATTAGTCACGATGAACTCGTTCCTGCAGACTTTGCAGCTTTTCGTCCCGACTCGATTCTGCTGCAGTATCGCCCAACACCACATGCACGTGGCTTTTTCCGTAGAACTCGCTTTTACGGAAATACATTTATGATTTTCGAGATTGACGATGATCCTTTTAGCTTGCCAAGCTATAACTGTGCTGCGAGAAGCCTAAAGCATGACAGGGACTTCAAACAGAGAATGCGTTACACGATGCAATCCTGTGACCGTTTGGTCGTCAGTACATCAGCGCTTGCTGAAATTCTAGCAGAGCATCATGACAATATCGTCATCGCCCCCAATTATCTGCCCCTTTCATGGCTTGACTTGCCTCGAGCATATTTGCCTCGCAAGAATGATAAGCCCCGAGTGGGGTGGGCAGGAGCGGGTTCACATGATGGTGACCTAAAAATTCTTAATGCACTGATGAAGCACTTTGGCGAAAGTATCGATTGGGTTTTACTTGGCGGTGCAACGCCAAAACAGAGCAAACTTGCTTGTGAGTTCTACCCATTCACCAATTTCCATCACTACCCAAGCTTGCTCGCATCGCTTGATCTTGATCTTGCACTTGCGCCGCTATTAGATAATCGTTTCAATCAATCGAAATCCAACTTACGCCAGTTGGAACTCGGCGTATGCGGCTATCCCATGATTTGCTCGGACGTGCGCCCCTATCGCGAAAGCGGATTGCCGGTGACACTGGCAAAATACACCGCCAGCGAGTGGATTGATGCGATGGAACATTTGTTGTCTGATCGCGACCAACTGAAGCGCTCGGGTGAAGCGCTAAGGGAAACCATCAGCCAGCACTGGATGCTGCGCGGCGAGGCCTTACAATCCATTCTGTCAGCCTGGTTACCGGAATAATTTTCAGATCGAAATAGGACTGATTAAGCATGTGGCAATTTGCTTTAATGGGGTTAAAGTCCGGCTGGCGCAGCCATGTCGCCCGCCTGATCCTGTTTGTCGGAGTCGCATTGATTGGCATCGCCTGGGTAAGTGGTAATTTTGCTACGCGTGCGCCGCAAACAGTCGGATTTGACGTGGGCTTTTCACTCATCCGAATCGTGATGGTTCTCCTCGGCCTCTTCTGGGTGCAGGAACTATTCGCCAAAGATCTGGAACGCAAGACCGCTATTTTTGCATTGGCTTATCCAGTCGCGCGCTGGAAGTTCCTGGTCGGGCGACTGATCGCGATCACCTTGCTGTGCTGGATCACCATCAGCGTGCTGGCCATCTTGCTGCTATTTACGGTCAAACAGATCCTGCCCGATTATCAGCAAGCCTTCCCGCTGCATCTTGGCCATGATTACCTCCTGCCATTCGCAGGCCTGTATCTGGATATGCTCGTCATCATTGCCTGTGGCATCCTGATCTCCACGCTATCCGAAACGCCCTTCCTGCCATTCTTCACCGGGATCATCTTTGCATTCTCGGCGCGTGGGCTCGGCGCAGCACTGGCTTATTTGCAAACGGGCAATTTCTCGCCCGACCAGCTCGGACCCAAGATGGCACCCGTCATTAAAGCCATGAGCTGGGTGCTGCCTGATCTGGGACGGCTGGACTGGCGCCAGATCGTCAGCTATGGCACCTGGCCGGATACAAGCATCATGTTATTGGGTAGCGCACAGGCTGTTGCCTATGCGGTCGTTTTCATCTTTATCGCTGCATTTATCTTTGCCCGCAGGGAGCTGGTGTAATGCGGATAACTAAACTTGTCGGCCCCGCAGGCTTTCTGCTTGCGTTTGGCCTGCTTGTACACTTGACTGGCCGGCTGAATACCTATCCACAGACCAAGCCAGACAACGCACTCAATGTCCGCACACCGGATCTTGTTCAGCTGGCCTACTCCGCTGGCGATCGCTATCTCGCAGCCAATCTGGGCAGCTTGCGATCAGTGTTCGTCAACGTCACAGAAATCGGGCCGGATGATGTGCGTGTGCTGGCCGATATTCAGGCAAGTTCGACCCGCCTCAATGCCATGAATGAAGATAATTACTATCTGACGCAGGCAATATTGCCGTGGAATGGCATGGTGCCTGAAACACAATCAATCCTGCAGCAGGTGCATGAAGCCAGACAGCAGGATTTCCTGCCCGGCTTCTTTATGGGGTTCAACAATTTCTACTTCCTGAAGGACTTCCAGGCTGCAGGCCGCTCGTTCGAGGCTGCGGCCGCGCATACCGATGGTGGCACGCGGCAAGCGATGCTGGCGATGGCAAGCAAGTTCTATGAAAAGGTTGAAGACCCCAGAATTGCTCTGCTTGCCATTAATACCCTGATCGACAGCACGCGTGACCAGGCGCTCAAGCAGCATCTTGAGCAACGGGCCATGCGCATTAAAGGTCTGATCGCCTTGCAGAATGCATCTGCCGCGTACCAGCGTCATCACGGACAGCCGCCTGCCAGGCTCGAATTATTGGCAGGCACCCCTGAACTGCCCTCTTTACCGGAAGATCCCTTCGGCTTTGGCTACACGCTGCATGCCGACGGACACGTCACGCTTAATTACCCGAATGCCCGTGAGATCAAAGTCAAATGAGTCACGCAATTGAACTGATCAATCTGAAGAAAACCTATCGCCCAATTGGGCGCCCGAAGGTCAATGCGCTGGATGATGTCAGCTTGCAAATCCATGAAGGCGAAGCGTTCGGTTTTGTTGGCCCCAATGGTGCAGGCAAAAGTACGACCATCAAAATCATTGTTGATGCGTTGAAAGCAGATGCGGGTCAGGCACTCATTCATGGCGTTGATTCGCGTGAGGCTGCATCACGGCATCAGGTCGCCTATGTACCGGAGAGCCCCTATCTGTATGACCATCTCTCGCCGCTGGAAATTCTGGAAGCGGGTTGCAAGCTGCATCACGTTAAAAAGGATCAGCTGCAACAACACTGCATGCAGTGGCTGGAACGCTTCGATCTCGCTCGCGTTGCACGTGCACGGCTGCGTGGCTTTTCCAAGGGCATGGCGCAGCGCACTGCACTGGCCCACGCATTGGCGATTGAGCCTCGCCTGCTGATTCTCGACGAACCCTTATCCGGCCTTGACCCCGTAGGTCGCAAGGATGTCGTGGATATCCTGGTCGAATACCGCCGTGGTGGTGGCACCATCTTTTTCTCGTCGCATGTGCTGCATGATGTCGAACGCATGGCCGACCGTTTTGGCTTGATTCACAAGGGGAAAATCCGCACGGTCCAGTCACCGGATGAATTGCTTGCACGTGAACAATCGTTTTTGGTACGGACACGAGGTGACTTGGCAGTCGAAGGGCTGGCTGCTGACACAGGCAATCGCTGGTCGGGTGAAGCGTCGCAATCCGAACTATGGCCACTGTTAAATCGCGCCCAGCTGGCAGGTCATGTAATTCAGGAGGTTCGCCCCTCCATGAATCTTGAAAAAGCCTTTTTCGAATTTATTGCGCAGGACTAAAGCGGCAGTGAGTCGCACGAAAGCATTCGATGGAACGACAATCTGTTTACGTGGGTAACAATACTGTACTGACTCGAACGGTATACGGACATAAGCTATACGTGTCAGGAGATGATATTAGCTTGGCCCCACATCTGATACTCGATGGATACTGGGAACCCTGGATCACCAATATGATTCAGAAAATGGTTTTACCCGGTAGCACCATTATCGATATCGGGGCGAATGTAGGCTATTACAGTCTGATCATGGCTTCGCTGACAGGTGAGCAGGGGAAGGTATACTCATTTGAAGCCAATCCCCGTACATTTGATTTGCTTCAAAAAAGCATCGCCATTAACGGGTTCAGTTCCCGTATTTTGGCTGAGCAGCGCGCGGTTTACTCACACTCGGGCACACTTACCTTCCACTGCTATGAGCGCGAACAGGGTGGCTCATCCATCAACCAGCCGACATGCTCCGAGCCGTATTCAACCATTGAGGTGTCAGCCATATCATTGGATGAGCGCTTTGACGGGCAACGCATCGACCTGATCAAGATGGATGCAGAAGGCGCTGAATTAGCCATTCTGAAAGGGGCACGAAAGCTACTGCAGGCCAATCCGCAAATCAATATCGTCACCGAAATCAACAAGGGAGCACTCGAGTCGGCAGGTCATTCTGTCGCGAAACTCCTCCAATTTGCGGCAGAACAGGGCTTTTCACCCTTGCTCATCGCAACCGATGGCACGCTAAAAGAAGTCGACGCACCGGAGCTTGAACGGCTCGGCGTGTCAGACATCATCCTGGCCCGGGATTAAGGTATGCATACTGAAGCTTGGTTAAACGAGGCGACCGACGCATTAAAAGAAGGTGATGCTAACACTGCACTGACACTTTGCCGCGATATCCTGCAACAACATCCCATGCACCCCCAAGCATTGCAACTTGGAGGCACTGCCCATGTGCTGCAGGGTGATCACCTTTCAGCGGTTTTCTGGCTAAAGCTGGCTGTTGCCTTAAACGAAACCAGTATTGCACGAATGAATCTGGGTACAAGTTACAAGGCACTCGGGCTACTGGATCGTGCCGAACAACAGACATTGCGGGCACTGGAAATCAATCCGGGCAACGCTAATATCTGGATCAATCTGGGTGCGATTCTGGAGGAGTCGGAACAGTATGCTGGTGCGCTTCGCGCCTATCGCACAGCCCTTCAATTGTCCGATGATGGCCGCGCTCACTCGGGCATTGTGTCGATTTTGACAGCTACCGGAAAATTGAAATGGGCATCGCAATATGGCCTGAATGTGCTTGCGCGCATACCCGATCAACCCATTCTTCAATTCAACACAGGCCAGGCGCTGCTCGGGACAAATCAGCCTGCGCATGCACTCGCGCATCTTGAGTGGCGTAAATCATTAGGTTCCGAATATTGGAACGCATCCCACACTCCCCCGCCCGACTTGCCTCTGTGGGACGGATCGCTACAGTCGGGTTTAAGGCTGCTCATCATCGAAGAGCAGGGCATGGGGGACATGATTCAGTATGCCCGCCACGCAGCCAAGTTGAAGCAGGCAGGGCTGAAACTAACCTGGATGGCACGTCAGCCACTGCTACCCCTGCTGAAGGATTCGGACATTTTCGAACGGGTGAGGCATGACCAACCGGGAAATTGGTACGAATATGATGCATGGGTGCATGCGGGCAGTCTTGAATATCATTCACCGCAAGACGTGGGCTTCAGACATTATCTGCATGCAAACCAGTCAAAGCTAGACACATGGTACAGCATCCTGCAAGCGCACAAATCGCTTGGTCGGCCCCTGATTGGATTGAACTGGTCGGGCAATCCGCAACATCGCAATGACCACGAGCGCTCAGTGCCGACAACCGCTTTGCTTGAGGCCATTCGGGACTATCCACAATACACCTTTATCGCTCTTCAGCAGCCCGGCGTTGCATGCTTACCTGACAATGTACACGTTGTTGCCCAGCATATTCACGATTTCTCGGATACCGCTGCGCTGTTGTCTCTGCTGGATGGTTTTCTGACAGTGGATTCGGCACCCGCGCATCTGGCGGGGGCACTTGGCATACCGGCCGTTGTGCTTCTGGGGCGTAAACCCGACACACGCTGGGGCACATCGGAGGCAAATAGCCGCCTTTATCCAACCCTCAAACTCGTCCGTCGAGGCCGCTTTGAAACGTGGCAGCCCGCACTGCGTCGCGCCTTTGATACAATCGTACCACACCCCCATCAGCCGGAAGCCTTACACTTCCAAAAGGGCTCAAGCACCATGCAGCCAGACTTCACTGTTATTGTCACGACCCATCATCGCAGCACGCTCCTTCAACGCGCGCTTCAATCCATCCTCGCGCAAACTTTCC
The nucleotide sequence above comes from Burkholderiaceae bacterium DAT-1. Encoded proteins:
- a CDS encoding ABC transporter ATP-binding protein; this encodes MSHAIELINLKKTYRPIGRPKVNALDDVSLQIHEGEAFGFVGPNGAGKSTTIKIIVDALKADAGQALIHGVDSREAASRHQVAYVPESPYLYDHLSPLEILEAGCKLHHVKKDQLQQHCMQWLERFDLARVARARLRGFSKGMAQRTALAHALAIEPRLLILDEPLSGLDPVGRKDVVDILVEYRRGGGTIFFSSHVLHDVERMADRFGLIHKGKIRTVQSPDELLAREQSFLVRTRGDLAVEGLAADTGNRWSGEASQSELWPLLNRAQLAGHVIQEVRPSMNLEKAFFEFIAQD
- a CDS encoding FkbM family methyltransferase, translated to MAPHLILDGYWEPWITNMIQKMVLPGSTIIDIGANVGYYSLIMASLTGEQGKVYSFEANPRTFDLLQKSIAINGFSSRILAEQRAVYSHSGTLTFHCYEREQGGSSINQPTCSEPYSTIEVSAISLDERFDGQRIDLIKMDAEGAELAILKGARKLLQANPQINIVTEINKGALESAGHSVAKLLQFAAEQGFSPLLIATDGTLKEVDAPELERLGVSDIILARD
- a CDS encoding glycosyltransferase, translated to MHTEAWLNEATDALKEGDANTALTLCRDILQQHPMHPQALQLGGTAHVLQGDHLSAVFWLKLAVALNETSIARMNLGTSYKALGLLDRAEQQTLRALEINPGNANIWINLGAILEESEQYAGALRAYRTALQLSDDGRAHSGIVSILTATGKLKWASQYGLNVLARIPDQPILQFNTGQALLGTNQPAHALAHLEWRKSLGSEYWNASHTPPPDLPLWDGSLQSGLRLLIIEEQGMGDMIQYARHAAKLKQAGLKLTWMARQPLLPLLKDSDIFERVRHDQPGNWYEYDAWVHAGSLEYHSPQDVGFRHYLHANQSKLDTWYSILQAHKSLGRPLIGLNWSGNPQHRNDHERSVPTTALLEAIRDYPQYTFIALQQPGVACLPDNVHVVAQHIHDFSDTAALLSLLDGFLTVDSAPAHLAGALGIPAVVLLGRKPDTRWGTSEANSRLYPTLKLVRRGRFETWQPALRRAFDTIVPHPHQPEALHFQKGSSTMQPDFTVIVTTHHRSTLLQRALQSILAQTFQHFEIILVSDEGSAATHHVAGQYLREQDKFLRMPGIPGPAASRNLGMQLAQGRFVLFLDDDDTWHPDFLAHLIQRPELTQHAIFYVNCHVIQECRSEPSIPVKSVQIADHVGIQAERIEYDNFIPSNCIVLPAEAAAWARFDPQLRCLEDWDFLIQLHRKRPFVHLPIFGPYVHIDEEEVGRNSGNALARAVDWMSIYARWPVQAAHLREIRLKQLESFGFSLPPEAL